CAGGCCATAACCAAATTTCGAACCAGCATTGCCCAGACACCCTATGCCGAAATACTGGCCGGGGATAAGCTTATGGAGATGGTGCACTTCTGGAAAAGCTACAAGGATAAAAAAATGCTGGCAAGGGGTGGTGATAGGACAGCTGCGCTGAATGCCGAATTCCAAAAGATCAATCCGCAATTCTTTATCATTGCCCAGCCCGGCAAAGACAAAGTGGCCAAAAAAGTGAACAGAACCTTTAAAAAACTGTTCAAAACCCGAAAAGGGCTGCTGCGGGAAATGCGCAAGGAAAGAATTGATGCAAGTTTTCTGGGTAAAATGGGCCGATTTCTTGAACCTATCACCCAGTTTGCAGGATTCAACTGGCGAGTCAATGTGGCGCTGTTGTCGGCCTTTGCCGCCAAGGAAAGCTCCGTAGCAACCTTGGGCGCTTTGTATGAACAGGAAGATGACGGTTCAGACGGCTCTCTGGAGTCGCGCATGGCAAAAAGTGAAGAAGGATTCACCCCGCTGCATGCTTTGGCCCTGATGATGTTCATGGTTCTTTACCCGCCGTGCCTGGCCACCTCCATTGCCGTTAAATTGCAGTCCGGATCTGTCAAGTGGATGCTGTTCGGCATGTTTTACCCCATGATGCTGGGCATCAGCGTGGCCACGTTTATATTTACCGGCGGTAGCCTGTTGGGCTTAAACGGGCTCCAGGCCATGGGCGTCTTTTACGCAATCGCATTGTGCACAACTATTGCCACAGGATTTATAAAAACAAAATCAGAATTTGAACAAGCCCGGCAGGCATTTATCTAAGAGGATGGCCTGCCGGGCAAACTTTTTTAATTTTACAAGGAGAAAAAAATGAAACTAAAATTATCTGTATTAACTTTTGCCGCCATGGTGTTTGGTTTTCTTATGATCCCGGCAGTCCAAGCCCACACACCATTGTGTTCCTGCTATGACAACGGCGATGGCACTGTGACCTGCGAGGGCGGATTTTCCGATGGATCTTCGGCCGCAGGCGTTCAGATGCGCGTTGAAGACGGTGCCGGAAAGGTACTGATTCAGGGAAAAATGGATGACGACAGTGAGTTCAGCTTTGACAAACCCGCAGGCGACTACCTGGTAAAGTTTTATGCCGGAGAAGGTCACGAAATCTCTGTAAACGGTAAGGAAATCACCGAATAGCCAAGCTTTTGCATACTCAAAAGGAGAAAATCTTGAAGATGAAACATCTTATTACCACCATCAGCACCCTGGCCATTTTGGCACTTACCGTACCGGCATTTGCCCACTTTCAGATGATTTATACCCCTGAAAGCGCATTGAATAAAGGGGGCAAAATTCCTTTGGCCATCGTTTTCACCCATCCCTTTGAAGCCGGCCACACCATGGACATGGGCACCCCGGAACAATTTTTTGTGACCCGTTCAAGGGGTGAAAATACGCCTAAAAAAACGGATCTTCTGCCAACGCTGAAACCCATTAAATGGACCAGCCTGACCAATGCCGGCGCCGCCTATGAAACCACCTATTCCGCAAGAGGCGGCGACCATATCTTCTGTTTAGTACCTGCCCCCTACTATGAAGCCGGCGAAGACGCATATATCCAGCAGTCTACCAAAATGATTTTAAATGTAGGCGGAGAGCCCGGGGCCTGGTCAGAGCCTATAGGTCTTGACTGCGAGATTGTTCCCCTGTGCAAACCCTATGACCGCTGGACCGGCAACGTATTTCAGGGCAGAGTGCTGTTCAAAGGCAAACCTGTGGCCGGCGCCGAAATTGAAATTGAATTTTTAAACCATCAGCCTTTGCTTGACAAAAAAGCCTTTGCCAAAGAAGCCGCTGCTGTTGCCCCACAGGATGCCTTTGTGCTGCAGACCATTTTTGCCGATGACAACGGCGTTTTCACCTTTGGCATCCCCAAGGCCGGATGGTGGGGTTTTGCAGCCTTAGGGCTTGACCCCGAAGGAGCTTTTAAGGGCAAAGAGTGCTCCAAGGATGCAGTGATCTGGATTCAGGCCCAAGATATGAACTAAGCAATGAGATAAACAACCAAACTTGCCGGTGCCGGCCCTGTCTCCTTCCCTAAGACCGAATATCATCTTTTCTCCCAAGGATACTCGACACAAGGGCCGGCACTTTCCAGTTTTTAAACTGTTACACTGTAAAAAACACCATGAACTACCCTGATCATGATGCCCCAGGACAGACCCCATGCACCCTGTAATTCATGTTGACCACCTTTGCCACTGTTACGGCAACCATTATATTTACAAAGACCTGAACTTTTCCATTGTCCCTGGAAAAATATACGGGCTGTTAGGCAAAAACGGTGTGGGCAAAACCACGCTGATTAAAATATTAATGGGATTTTTACGGCCTGTATCCGGTACCTGCAAAGTATTCAACGAGCCTTCCCATGCCCTGTCACCTGCCGCCCGGGCCCGGATCGGGCTCTTATTTGAAGGCCATGTGGCCTATGAGTTCATGTCCATTCGCCAGATCGAAAAATTTTATGCCCCGTTTTATCCAAACTGGGATGCCGGTATCTACTACAGGATGGTGGAAAAATTAAATCTTGGGTATAGTCATCAGATCCGCCAGATGTCCTGTGGCCAGCGCTCCCAGGTGGTGCTCGGGCTGTTGATGGCCCAGCAACCGGAACTGTTGCTGTTAGACGACTACTCTATCGGACTGGATGCGGGATACCGAAGACTTTTTCTTGATGAGATGCGCAACTATTTAGCCGGCGGCAACCGCACTGTGCTTTTAACTTCCCACGTGATTCAGGATATGGAAAATTTTGTGGATGAAGTCATTTTCCTGGAACATGGGGGAAATGTGATGAATATCCGTCTTGATAAGTTTCAAAGACGATTTTCCTGTTTCCGGCTGCCGGTAAAAACCTGCATCCCGGTTAACGGTTCAAACCATGGTATCCGACCAAACATGCAAAAAGAGAAACTGCTTGGGGCCTGTCCATTACTCAAAAACATAGAGCTACACCCGACCCATTGGGATCTATTCACATTTGCATCCAAAGAAGATCTGTTCCCAGCGCTGGACACAGCCGGTGTAAGCAGCAGTCTGCTTGAACCGGTTTCTTTAAGTCTGGAAGATGCCTTTATTGGTTACACGGGAAGGTATTCATGATTTACGCCATCTTCAGAAAAGAGTTTTTTAAGATCCGGGTTATGTGGCTGCTGGTATTCATTGCCAACCTTTGCCTTTTGATACACATCTGGATTTCAACCCGCAGGCTGTTTGCTCTGGACCATGCCGAGGTGGTCTGGTACCGGGTGTTGCAACTGGGGCAAATCCATTTTGAACACCTGAAATTTGCTCCGGTGCTTTCCGGTGTTCTGATTGCCTGTTTTCAATTTCTGCCCGAGATGTGGGGGGAGCGGTTCCGGCTCTCATTGCACCTGCCTGCCTCCGCCGGTTTCGTGGCCATGGGCCATCTGCTGGCAGGAATTTTTGCCTATTCGCTCGTGGCTCTGGCCGATCTTTTGGGCATCTGGCTGATCACCAGTATCTATTTTCCAGCACAGGGCATCATGGTCAGTCTGCTCACGGCCCTGCCCTGGATCATGGCAGGCATCTGCGCGTATCTTGGCATGGCCCTGACCCTGCTTGAACCGGATTTTCGGCTTAAAGCTGTTAATCTGGCACTGACAGCCGGTATGGTCGGATGCTACCTGATCAATACCCGGCCCGGGGCATTTGGCCCAAGCCTGCCCGTACTCATTGTGCCCTTGGCGTTGATGGTACCTGCGGTCATGGTACCGGTTTTCAGGTTTCGCTACAGGAGAATGGGATAATGAATCGAAGTTCCATTGCCGTATACGCCATTTTAATCATCCTGGTATCTGCGGCTTACTTGCCCATGCTCTACGACAAAATGTTTATGGATGAGGTGGAAAAAACCCATCTGTTTTACAGTCCGGTGAGTCATGATTTTATTTTAAAAGAAAAAATTGTGGGAAAGGTACCTCAGGCGGCCCAGGGTATGGCCGAGGACCATCACAGCAATATTGCCTACATCAAGGCTGACGGCACCTATGTACCGCGCAAAACCTTTGAACAGCACCTGCCTTTTATTTTTTATAAAAACATGGAGATCTGGGGGCTTTTACCTATTACTTTAAACGGATGCACCTTTGATAAACAGACCATCAAGTCGAATCGAAGGGTGCTGGAACTCAAAGCCCGCGATCTGCCGGGCAAATCCCCTGACGTACCGTTTTTCCCACTGCTGGAGTCAAACCCCGGACAAGCCAGGCTGGTGTTCCCCGAGGACCGGTTCCGTATGACAGATACGGCCATGGAGTTCATCTATGCGAGAACAAATACCCTGGACACCGTTCTAACCAAAATGTACACCATCACCCTTAAAAAAAGAGGGTTTAAGTTTCCGGCCCGGTCGGTAAACGGCAAGTTTACCGTACTCAAGCCCTTTGACGAAGGGGTCTTTATTGTGGATCATAATTACCGGATTTTTCACATTAAACGGGTGGATGACAAACCTTTAATCAAACAGACCCCCATTCCACCGGATTTAAAAATCAGAGCCATAAAAATATCCGAAAACAAACAGAAACAATACTATGGCCTTGCCCTTGCTGAAGACGGCCGCATCTTTCTTTTAGGGTATGACAACTACCGGCTGACGCCCATTCCTTTAGCCGGGTATGACCCGGACCGCATGGACCTAAAGCTGATATTCAATCCCTTGTATTGCACAGCCGTCTATTCAGATGAGACAACTATCCGGGCTGTGGCCATGGATAAAAATTTTACACCTGTTAAAACCTATGAACACACCATGTCCAGGGCGACGGCCACCGCGGCCACCCATATCCGGGAAATATTGTTTCCCTTTATCCTTAAAGTCGGCCCGACACAACAGAGCGGATATGTAACAGCCCGACTTCTCCCCGGTAGCCTCTGGTCATTCACCGGCATGGGGCTTTTCACCCTGCTGTTTGTTGCAGGCTCAAAAATGATGACAGGCGCATGGCCCGGAAGCTTGCCTATCATCATCATAACCCTGACCGGAATTTACGGCCTGGCTGCCATGACCACAGCCACAGCCTGTGAATGATAAAATTATCCATAAATACATCTACATATAACGTAACAAGGAGACAAAAATGAAATTCTACACCCCGGCTCATCCTAACTTTTCACTTCGACATGCATTGTTACTGATCCCGATACTGATCTGCCTGACAGCGTCCAGTGTATTCGGTCACACCCTCTACATCCAGTCTTCCCGCTACCTGGCCAGTGAAGGCAAATCCATTCCGTTTTTCTTCTGTTACGGCCACTTCACACCTGTGGCGGACGGTATCCGGGGTAAAAAACTGAACAAGGTCCAGGTTATTGCACCCAACGGCCAGGCCCAAACCGTTGAAATAATGGACGGCAAAGGGCTGCATTCACACATGGTGGAGTACAACGCCCCCGGGATATGGGGATTGACCACTGAAACAACGCCTGGATATTACACTTACTATAAGGATAAAAACGGCAAAGAGCGGCATGCCATCAAATCCATTGACCAAATTAAAAACCGGCTTGGCCAGGTCATTAGAAGTTATTATTCCAAACAATACGCCAAAACCTATGTGAAATGCGATACCCCCACAGAGCCTTTCCCAGCCAACCTGGGCCTGCCTTTGGAACTGGTCCCCACACAGAATCTGTTTGATCTCAAACCAGGCAGTACGCTGGCCCTTGATGTGTACCTGGACGGCAAACCATATACAGGTAAAGGCACATGGGATGCAACTTACATGGGTTTTTCCACCCAGGCAGAAGACAATTTTTACCCGCACACACAAGTTGAGGGTTCAAGGGTTTCCATTCCCCTCCCCAACCCGGGCAGATGGTTTATCCGCTATTTTATCAAAGTAGATGCCCCTGAACAGGACAAAGACAAATATCTTCAGATGAAGCTGACCGCCTCGTTGACATTACAAATTGATAATAAACGAAAAACACCCGAGCCCCAATCCCATTAAACCAGCTTGCTGACCATTTATGTATAGCCGCACCAACACAAGCCTGCCTTAGGTTTCGGGTTCCTTCTTATCCCTTTTGCCATACCCGGAACCCGGCAGGTTTGCTATATTCCTTTGCCAAAACATATTGACGGTATAAACCGGCTACATTATTCTGACCTCGTTTCAACCGGAAGCGGCCTTATCTTGATTTAACGCTTTCGATGCCAAAGGATTCGGTTCATGCAAAAACGTTTTTTATTTCTGTCAGACGCCCTTAGGTCAAAAATCTGTCTAATTTTTATTTTTGTAACGCTGCTCACGGGCTGCAAAGCCGTAGGGCCGGACTATAGACAGCCGGACCTTTTCCCTGAAGGGCCTTGGCATGCCCCCATGCAAAAGGGATTGGCCCAGATACCGGCAGACCCGGAACAGCTGGCCCAATGGTGGACCGTGCTCAATGATCCGGTGCTCACGGATCTGATATCCCGTGCAGTTCAAAATAATCCGGATGTAAAACTGGCCCTGGAACGTATTCGTCAATACCGGCTGCTCAAGGGAATTAAACAATCAGACAGGTTGCCCACCGTCAATGCCTCGGGGGGGGCGTCGTGGAGCGGTACCAGCAATGAAGGCGGTACCGGCACCGTTTCCAAGGCCTATAGCGCGGGACTTGATGCAAGCTGGGAAATTGACCTGTTCGGCCGGATACAACGCTCCATTGAAGCTGCGGACGCAACGCTTTCAGCCAAACAGGAGGTGCTGCGAGACGCTTTGGTCAGCCTCGTGGGAGACCTTGCCGCAAGTTACATTGATGTACGAACGGCCCAGATACGCCTGAATGTTGTCCGACAAAGCATTAACTCCCAGACAGAATCATTCCAGCTCACCCAGTGGCAGAACCAGGCGGGCCTCACCGATGAACTGGATGTTCACCAGGCCCGGTACAGCCTGGAAAATGCCAAAGCCCAGATTCCGTCCCTTGAATCCACCCTGTCCGAGGCCATGAACCGCGTAGCCGTGCTCTCGGGTCTTGCCCCCGGCACCCTGAATGAAAAACTGATCCCCCCCTACCCTTTGCCCATGCTGCCGGCGACCATTGCCGTTGGGCTTCCTGCAGACGCCCTGCGCCGCCGGCCCGATATCAGAGAGGCTGAGTACGAACTCATTGCCCAGACCGCCCAGGTGGGCGTGGCCACGGCAGACCTTTATCCTAAATTGACCCTGTCCGGCTCCATTGGCGTGGATGCCCTGAGCCCTGCCGAGCTCATAGACAATACGCTGGATCCTTCCCACTGGGCCCGGTCTCTGGCCGCAAGCCTCTCCCATACCCTGTTTGATGCCGGCGCTATTCGTAAAAATATAAAAGTCCAGGACTCATTGCAGGAACAGGCCCTGATACAATACGAATCGGCGATCCTCTCTGCCCTGGAAGAGGTGGAAAATGCCCTGGTGGCCTACGTCAAGGAACAGATCCGGCTGGAACACCTGACCGTTGCCGCCGAACAGGCCCGGATTGCTGAAGATCTGGCCAAAAAAAAATACGAATCCGGTCTTGTTGATTTCACCACGGTGCTGACATCCCAGCAGAACGTGTTATCCTATGAAAGTGATCTTGCCACAAGCCAGGGGGCCTGTGTCTCCAATCTGATCTTCCTTTATAAAGTCCTTGGCGGGGGCTGGACCCCGGTCGAATCTGACATCCCAAAGGGCGAACAACTCAAACCTGAAACAGAGCAAACCTCTTAACATCTTTGGAGTCCCCATGGATTTAACTGATGATATAAATGCGACATTAAAAAACACCAGTCCCACAAAAAAGGGCAAAAAGCGAATTTTCGTAGTTTTTTTGATTCTGATTATATGCGCAGCAGGGGCATATTTTTTTCTGCTGCCCCAAGGCTCGTCCGGCGGCGGGCCGGACGCCGGCATCTCTTTTAAGACGGCACCGGCCGCTATAACCGATATTCACGTAACCGTGTCTGCCACCGGCACACTGGAGCCCACCAATGAGGTGGAGGTGGGCAGCGAATTATCCGGCACCATCCAGGAGGTGTTTGTGGATTACAACGACCAGGTCACCGAAGGCCAGGTCTTGGCCCGACTGGACATTACGGACCTGCAGGCCCAGGTGCGTAAAAGTAAAGCGTCTCTGGCATCTGCCCGGGCCTCCGTACGCCAGGCCCAGGCGACAGTGGAAGAGACAAAACTGAAGTTAAAAAACCTCAAAAAAGTTCGAGAATTGAGCGGCGGCAAAGTGCCGGCTCAGACCGATATGGATGAAGCCCAGGCCAACTACACCCGGGCTCTGGCTGATGAAGCCAGGGCAAAAGCAAGTGTAGCCGAGGTCCAGGCGTCTTTGGACAGTACCTTAACCGAACTGGCCAAGGCAGATATTATCTCTCCGGTAAACGGGGTCGTCCTGACCCGGGAC
Above is a window of uncultured Desulfobacter sp. DNA encoding:
- a CDS encoding efflux RND transporter periplasmic adaptor subunit, producing the protein MDLTDDINATLKNTSPTKKGKKRIFVVFLILIICAAGAYFFLLPQGSSGGGPDAGISFKTAPAAITDIHVTVSATGTLEPTNEVEVGSELSGTIQEVFVDYNDQVTEGQVLARLDITDLQAQVRKSKASLASARASVRQAQATVEETKLKLKNLKKVRELSGGKVPAQTDMDEAQANYTRALADEARAKASVAEVQASLDSTLTELAKADIISPVNGVVLTRDIEKGSTVAASFEAPVLFTLAEDLTKMKLNVDVDEADIGVVTEGLDANFTVDAYPQRKFAAKIQQVRFNATTTDGVVTYETIMTCDNADLALRPGMTATADIIVKQANQVLSVPSAALRFSMPKPEKNSSSPSLLRMFMPGPPRRGNRPTKHVTITGGKDQKTIWILDENKRPRPVPVKTGLTDGVNTQILEGEITQGTEVIVSATTKGK
- a CDS encoding DUF4198 domain-containing protein, producing MKFYTPAHPNFSLRHALLLIPILICLTASSVFGHTLYIQSSRYLASEGKSIPFFFCYGHFTPVADGIRGKKLNKVQVIAPNGQAQTVEIMDGKGLHSHMVEYNAPGIWGLTTETTPGYYTYYKDKNGKERHAIKSIDQIKNRLGQVIRSYYSKQYAKTYVKCDTPTEPFPANLGLPLELVPTQNLFDLKPGSTLALDVYLDGKPYTGKGTWDATYMGFSTQAEDNFYPHTQVEGSRVSIPLPNPGRWFIRYFIKVDAPEQDKDKYLQMKLTASLTLQIDNKRKTPEPQSH
- a CDS encoding ABC transporter ATP-binding protein produces the protein MHPVIHVDHLCHCYGNHYIYKDLNFSIVPGKIYGLLGKNGVGKTTLIKILMGFLRPVSGTCKVFNEPSHALSPAARARIGLLFEGHVAYEFMSIRQIEKFYAPFYPNWDAGIYYRMVEKLNLGYSHQIRQMSCGQRSQVVLGLLMAQQPELLLLDDYSIGLDAGYRRLFLDEMRNYLAGGNRTVLLTSHVIQDMENFVDEVIFLEHGGNVMNIRLDKFQRRFSCFRLPVKTCIPVNGSNHGIRPNMQKEKLLGACPLLKNIELHPTHWDLFTFASKEDLFPALDTAGVSSSLLEPVSLSLEDAFIGYTGRYS
- a CDS encoding efflux transporter outer membrane subunit is translated as MQKRFLFLSDALRSKICLIFIFVTLLTGCKAVGPDYRQPDLFPEGPWHAPMQKGLAQIPADPEQLAQWWTVLNDPVLTDLISRAVQNNPDVKLALERIRQYRLLKGIKQSDRLPTVNASGGASWSGTSNEGGTGTVSKAYSAGLDASWEIDLFGRIQRSIEAADATLSAKQEVLRDALVSLVGDLAASYIDVRTAQIRLNVVRQSINSQTESFQLTQWQNQAGLTDELDVHQARYSLENAKAQIPSLESTLSEAMNRVAVLSGLAPGTLNEKLIPPYPLPMLPATIAVGLPADALRRRPDIREAEYELIAQTAQVGVATADLYPKLTLSGSIGVDALSPAELIDNTLDPSHWARSLAASLSHTLFDAGAIRKNIKVQDSLQEQALIQYESAILSALEEVENALVAYVKEQIRLEHLTVAAEQARIAEDLAKKKYESGLVDFTTVLTSQQNVLSYESDLATSQGACVSNLIFLYKVLGGGWTPVESDIPKGEQLKPETEQTS
- a CDS encoding DUF4857 domain-containing protein, with protein sequence MNRSSIAVYAILIILVSAAYLPMLYDKMFMDEVEKTHLFYSPVSHDFILKEKIVGKVPQAAQGMAEDHHSNIAYIKADGTYVPRKTFEQHLPFIFYKNMEIWGLLPITLNGCTFDKQTIKSNRRVLELKARDLPGKSPDVPFFPLLESNPGQARLVFPEDRFRMTDTAMEFIYARTNTLDTVLTKMYTITLKKRGFKFPARSVNGKFTVLKPFDEGVFIVDHNYRIFHIKRVDDKPLIKQTPIPPDLKIRAIKISENKQKQYYGLALAEDGRIFLLGYDNYRLTPIPLAGYDPDRMDLKLIFNPLYCTAVYSDETTIRAVAMDKNFTPVKTYEHTMSRATATAATHIREILFPFILKVGPTQQSGYVTARLLPGSLWSFTGMGLFTLLFVAGSKMMTGAWPGSLPIIIITLTGIYGLAAMTTATACE
- a CDS encoding DUF4198 domain-containing protein produces the protein MKHLITTISTLAILALTVPAFAHFQMIYTPESALNKGGKIPLAIVFTHPFEAGHTMDMGTPEQFFVTRSRGENTPKKTDLLPTLKPIKWTSLTNAGAAYETTYSARGGDHIFCLVPAPYYEAGEDAYIQQSTKMILNVGGEPGAWSEPIGLDCEIVPLCKPYDRWTGNVFQGRVLFKGKPVAGAEIEIEFLNHQPLLDKKAFAKEAAAVAPQDAFVLQTIFADDNGVFTFGIPKAGWWGFAALGLDPEGAFKGKECSKDAVIWIQAQDMN